A single window of Microplitis demolitor isolate Queensland-Clemson2020A chromosome 7, iyMicDemo2.1a, whole genome shotgun sequence DNA harbors:
- the LOC103575495 gene encoding transcription termination factor, mitochondrial isoform X1 — protein MVRNIRWFLLNNLFKNNPKLGFSGYIKKYRSSPNIYNYYKSAEQSSNRLSAPVHYDVDYHDVKSFKQFVDESSMESEEAIAILRKEFQIPNDIARKSVKDFEIFRTLSKVTIIKNHDLLVAAGVDKELLKIHPYVLASTTEDLEKKIASFETMKLDITQALLLFKFQARRLVRLSVLTESDKTIIPQEFKNRIEYLANRFECSIQELCQILLMNKYFLTLNMKRIYDITEHLREAGTRGKMIRTNLFLYGHKVPRVLERIEKARSFGMRHVKPWAVRCPDKVFARMEENARCRIEYLKPHTSIKEYIMSLFNCDEDFVEGLFRKDPSLYMRNIKTLTGVLLFMREKGYKFENVYLGTRALHCREESLRYKYEKWVKHDLGQPSLSIISSSITVFEIYFNKKLQQKSFKSNDREHSYP, from the exons atggtgAGGAACATAAGatggtttttattaaataatttatttaaaaataaccccAAACTCGGCTTTTCTgggtacataaaaaaatatagatcaTCACCGAACATCTATAATTACTACAAATCAGCTGAACAATCATCGAATCGTCTATCAGCACCAGTTCACTACGACGTAGACTACCACGatgttaaaagttttaaacaaTTCGTCGATGAATCGTCAATGGAAAGTGAGGAAGCCATCGCTATACTGAGAAAAGAGTTTCAAATCCCAAACGATATCGCTAGGAAGTCTGTgaaagattttgaaatttttcggacACTGTCCAAAGTAACGATTATCAAAAATCATGATCTCTTGGTTGCTGCTGGTGTCGATAAAGAGCTACTCAAAATTCATCCTTACGTACTTGCCAGCACGACTGAAgatttggagaaaaaaatagctaGTTTCGAAACCATGAAGCTGGACATCACTCAAGCACTTTTGCTGTTCAAATTCCAGGCAAGAAGATTAGTGCGGCTGTCAGTTTTAACTGAGTCAGACAAAACAATTATTCcccaagaatttaaaaatcggaTTGAGTACTTGGCAAATCGGTTCGAg tgcagtATACAGGAATtatgtcaaattttattaatgaataaatattttttgacctTGAATATGAAAAGAATATATGACATCACTGAACACCTCcgtg aGGCTGGTACCAGGGGAAAAATGATAaggacaaatttatttttatatgggCACAAAGTACCACGAGTGTtagaaagaattgaaaaagcCCGATCTTTTGGAATGAGGCACGTGAAGCCATGGGCAGTGCGCTGTCCAGACAAAGTATTTGCCAG AATGGAGGAAAATGCTAGATGCCGAATCGAGTACTTGAAACCTCACACTAGTATTAAAGAATACATCATGTCATTATTTAATTGCGACGAGGATTTCGTTGAGGGTCTATTCCGCAAGGATCCGTCGCTCTATATGAGGAACATCAAGACCCTGACGGGCGTGTTGTTGTTCATGCGCGAAAAAGGgtacaaatttgaaaatgtatatttagGAACACGAGCACTTCACTGCCGAGAAGAATCCCTGcgttataaatatgaaaaatgggTTAAGCACGACCTAGGGCAGCCTTCTCTGTCCATTATCTCTTCTTCGATTACCGTCTTTGAGATCTACTTCAACAAAAAATTGCAGCAAAAGTCATTTAAATCGAATGATCGTGAACATTCATAtccttaa
- the LOC103575495 gene encoding transcription termination factor, mitochondrial isoform X2, producing MESEEAIAILRKEFQIPNDIARKSVKDFEIFRTLSKVTIIKNHDLLVAAGVDKELLKIHPYVLASTTEDLEKKIASFETMKLDITQALLLFKFQARRLVRLSVLTESDKTIIPQEFKNRIEYLANRFECSIQELCQILLMNKYFLTLNMKRIYDITEHLREAGTRGKMIRTNLFLYGHKVPRVLERIEKARSFGMRHVKPWAVRCPDKVFARMEENARCRIEYLKPHTSIKEYIMSLFNCDEDFVEGLFRKDPSLYMRNIKTLTGVLLFMREKGYKFENVYLGTRALHCREESLRYKYEKWVKHDLGQPSLSIISSSITVFEIYFNKKLQQKSFKSNDREHSYP from the exons ATGGAAAGTGAGGAAGCCATCGCTATACTGAGAAAAGAGTTTCAAATCCCAAACGATATCGCTAGGAAGTCTGTgaaagattttgaaatttttcggacACTGTCCAAAGTAACGATTATCAAAAATCATGATCTCTTGGTTGCTGCTGGTGTCGATAAAGAGCTACTCAAAATTCATCCTTACGTACTTGCCAGCACGACTGAAgatttggagaaaaaaatagctaGTTTCGAAACCATGAAGCTGGACATCACTCAAGCACTTTTGCTGTTCAAATTCCAGGCAAGAAGATTAGTGCGGCTGTCAGTTTTAACTGAGTCAGACAAAACAATTATTCcccaagaatttaaaaatcggaTTGAGTACTTGGCAAATCGGTTCGAg tgcagtATACAGGAATtatgtcaaattttattaatgaataaatattttttgacctTGAATATGAAAAGAATATATGACATCACTGAACACCTCcgtg aGGCTGGTACCAGGGGAAAAATGATAaggacaaatttatttttatatgggCACAAAGTACCACGAGTGTtagaaagaattgaaaaagcCCGATCTTTTGGAATGAGGCACGTGAAGCCATGGGCAGTGCGCTGTCCAGACAAAGTATTTGCCAG AATGGAGGAAAATGCTAGATGCCGAATCGAGTACTTGAAACCTCACACTAGTATTAAAGAATACATCATGTCATTATTTAATTGCGACGAGGATTTCGTTGAGGGTCTATTCCGCAAGGATCCGTCGCTCTATATGAGGAACATCAAGACCCTGACGGGCGTGTTGTTGTTCATGCGCGAAAAAGGgtacaaatttgaaaatgtatatttagGAACACGAGCACTTCACTGCCGAGAAGAATCCCTGcgttataaatatgaaaaatgggTTAAGCACGACCTAGGGCAGCCTTCTCTGTCCATTATCTCTTCTTCGATTACCGTCTTTGAGATCTACTTCAACAAAAAATTGCAGCAAAAGTCATTTAAATCGAATGATCGTGAACATTCATAtccttaa